In the genome of Bremerella sp. P1, the window CCTTGACAATCATTTTCCAAGGTCCACGCCGCATCGCCGTCCCCAGTTTGGGCTCATAGCCAAAGAAGATATCTCGGCCAGGGAAATCTTCTTGCTTGAGGAGGTGTCCCTCTAAACTGGTACCGTCGAGATTATCCGGGTTGCTCGTAGTTAGACCGACGATATCCGTAAACGTAGGGAAAAGATCGAAACCAGCAATTAAAGCATCCGACTTGCTGCCAGCCTTGATTTTGCCCGGCCACCAGGCGATAGCCGGCACGCGGTGGCCACCTTCGTAGTTGCTGAATTTACCGCCTCGAAACTGGCGATACTGCTGTGGAGCCATCCCAACGGCGCCATTGTCAGAGAAAAAGAATACCAGAGTATTCTCAGCAAGCCCTTGCTCATTCAAGGTGTCGAAGATCTTCCCGACGCTTTGATCGAGGTCTTCAAGTATCCACTTGTAACGTACACGATTCTTATCGTTGATGAGGTGCGATTTCTCGCCCGGTATTCTCTTTTCCGGTGTGTCTTCAATGGTTTGATAAGGATTGTGTACGGCGGCATGTGAGATGTAGAGGAAGAACGGCTTGTCCTGATGACGCTTGATAAAATCGATGCTACGGTCGGTGATTACGTGCGTCGTGTATCCTGGCATGTTTTCTCTTTTCAGTCCTACACGCCAGCCACCGTGCTGGTGATAGTCGCTTCCGCCATTGAGGAATCCGACGAACTCGTCAAAGCCATGGTGCAGAGGATTGTATTTATCCTGGTGGCCGCAATGCCATTTGCCGAACAAGGCAGTCGCATAACCGTTTTCTTTGAGGACACTCGCGATGGTGGGAACGGATGGCAGAATTCCCTTCTCCGGCTCGCGGTCGCCGACGATAACATCGACAACACCCAGACGCTGTTGATAGCGTCCTGCTAAAAAGGCCACCCGTGTCGGGCTGCACACGGAAGAGTTGGAATGAAAATCAGTGAAACGCATACCCTCGCGAGCCATCTGCTCTAGTCGGGGCGTCTTTACCCAGCCGTCGTACAGTGCCAAGTCGCGGCAACCTAAATCGTCGGCCAGAATAACGACAATGTTAGGAGAACGGTCGACGTCTGCGTAGGCCTTTGTGCTTGCCAGGAGGAGGATGATTAGCGCTAAGAAGCGGGGCGTCATTTCTTACTCCATATGTACCTGGCCTGGCTG includes:
- a CDS encoding sulfatase-like hydrolase/transferase, whose protein sequence is MTPRFLALIILLLASTKAYADVDRSPNIVVILADDLGCRDLALYDGWVKTPRLEQMAREGMRFTDFHSNSSVCSPTRVAFLAGRYQQRLGVVDVIVGDREPEKGILPSVPTIASVLKENGYATALFGKWHCGHQDKYNPLHHGFDEFVGFLNGGSDYHQHGGWRVGLKRENMPGYTTHVITDRSIDFIKRHQDKPFFLYISHAAVHNPYQTIEDTPEKRIPGEKSHLINDKNRVRYKWILEDLDQSVGKIFDTLNEQGLAENTLVFFFSDNGAVGMAPQQYRQFRGGKFSNYEGGHRVPAIAWWPGKIKAGSKSDALIAGFDLFPTFTDIVGLTTSNPDNLDGTSLEGHLLKQEDFPGRDIFFGYEPKLGTAMRRGPWKMIVKEDDVQLYNLTYDRMETTNLADQYPQRAEEMRSAIEQFKKDVTPGS